From Phaeocystidibacter marisrubri, the proteins below share one genomic window:
- a CDS encoding porin family protein — protein MSKHDPMEELFRDRAEKYDYPFEEKDWEALEARLDYEMPQRGGNFIGYLLIGFLLISLPFWPWSINSSPSTQQRWEDSNSDIEESSMPNSSNDNAIANPTFEEHATPEMEVERSTMDVSPAVSEPKTITASNPKSTPSGVPSSIDAPKKLEMNPQQEVNTEPTSPKASTISVNEPNVVDASGNNEDPEQLSGEYLPTTDSAFSKLENERLEANEDEYVVNYESEPIAESPALNSESDSLSNEIISPQTSTRRRWNFFVLAGAEKGGTQLNRLTRFGWRAGFGVRYSPLSSLSINTGINFSQLGYTAWEEEYDLKDYELPYGDELAWTDGSCNMIEIPLEVRYHPVKWMNIGAGIRSYYVQQEEYNFHYESRYNEDYTNNYVNKTNAFSWVSHAVFSLGFNVPVYGKQLEIQPFYQMPIKGIGQGEVEWQSYGVSILYLF, from the coding sequence ATGAGTAAGCACGATCCAATGGAAGAACTCTTCCGCGATCGCGCGGAGAAGTATGATTATCCTTTTGAAGAAAAGGATTGGGAAGCACTTGAAGCCCGATTAGACTATGAAATGCCTCAAAGAGGAGGTAATTTTATTGGATATCTATTGATTGGTTTTCTGTTGATAAGCCTTCCATTCTGGCCATGGAGCATCAATTCCAGCCCTTCTACGCAACAACGTTGGGAAGATTCAAATTCGGACATAGAGGAGAGTTCTATGCCCAATTCATCAAATGATAACGCGATTGCCAATCCTACATTTGAAGAACACGCTACTCCAGAAATGGAGGTAGAAAGGAGCACAATGGACGTAAGTCCAGCCGTCTCTGAACCAAAGACCATCACAGCTAGTAATCCTAAATCTACACCTTCAGGAGTGCCGTCTTCAATCGATGCACCGAAGAAATTGGAAATGAATCCGCAGCAAGAGGTGAATACTGAGCCTACCTCTCCAAAGGCATCTACTATTTCTGTGAATGAACCAAACGTAGTGGATGCAAGCGGAAACAATGAGGATCCAGAACAATTATCCGGTGAGTATCTCCCCACTACTGATTCCGCTTTCTCGAAGCTAGAAAATGAGCGACTAGAGGCTAATGAGGATGAGTACGTTGTGAATTATGAATCTGAACCCATTGCTGAAAGTCCAGCACTTAATAGTGAATCCGACAGTCTTTCCAACGAAATTATTTCTCCACAAACTTCTACGAGAAGAAGATGGAATTTCTTCGTACTCGCTGGAGCTGAAAAGGGTGGAACTCAACTTAACCGACTCACTCGATTTGGATGGCGCGCAGGGTTTGGGGTTCGATATTCACCTCTCTCCTCCTTGAGTATCAATACCGGAATCAACTTCAGTCAGCTAGGCTACACCGCTTGGGAAGAAGAGTACGATTTAAAAGACTATGAACTTCCATATGGTGATGAATTGGCATGGACCGATGGAAGTTGCAATATGATAGAAATTCCTCTAGAAGTGAGATATCATCCTGTGAAATGGATGAATATTGGAGCTGGAATACGATCCTATTATGTTCAGCAAGAAGAATACAACTTTCACTATGAATCTCGCTACAACGAGGATTACACCAACAATTACGTCAATAAAACCAATGCCTTCTCTTGGGTTTCTCATGCGGTGTTTAGCTTGGGATTCAATGTTCCCGTGTACGGCAAGCAACTAGAAATTCAGCCTTTCTATCAGATGCCAATCAAAGGAATTGGACAAGGAGAGGTTGAATGGCAAAGCTATGGGGTGTCGATTCTTTACCTATTCTGA